A region of Moorena producens PAL-8-15-08-1 DNA encodes the following proteins:
- a CDS encoding WD40 repeat domain-containing protein: MRKTPLAILGTVVGLMAVVTSSTYAREPRLGLMVAAMPEMASYQAQSWRTPQLVRTIEAHSTAVDALSFSPSGRVLLSGGSRSDAHLKLWWLKNGREIDSLRVHQTSVTDMAFSADGTILASVGEDGGVNLWQWNQQDYTGDYTRSFLGHRSNLLSLAMTSDSKVLVTGGLDGIRVWDLRNQRPLYTLANFDHPTYSLALHPKAETLVSGLKDGRIKIWNLNTGQPLYIIRAHQGITSALAFTPNGRTLVSSGYDGKIRVWDTQTWQLKYTLTKHTGKIRAIAINPVNGTILASASRDGVRLWNLNTGKQIAWLTGHQDWVQSVAFSRDGRFLATGGFDRTIKIWQANTTPSLSLGNSR, from the coding sequence ATGAGAAAAACACCGTTGGCGATTTTGGGAACTGTGGTCGGGCTCATGGCAGTGGTCACCAGTAGCACCTATGCTAGGGAACCAAGACTGGGGCTAATGGTTGCAGCTATGCCGGAAATGGCTTCATACCAAGCTCAATCTTGGAGAACTCCTCAATTGGTGCGTACCATTGAAGCCCATTCTACCGCTGTGGATGCTCTGTCATTTAGTCCTAGTGGGCGAGTGCTACTCAGTGGGGGAAGCAGGAGTGATGCCCATCTAAAATTATGGTGGCTGAAAAACGGTCGTGAAATTGATAGCCTGCGAGTACACCAAACCTCAGTGACTGACATGGCTTTTAGTGCTGATGGAACAATTCTGGCTAGTGTCGGGGAGGATGGTGGGGTCAACTTGTGGCAATGGAATCAGCAAGACTACACAGGAGACTATACCCGTAGTTTTCTAGGCCATAGAAGCAATTTGCTTTCCCTAGCTATGACCTCAGATAGTAAGGTCTTAGTGACTGGGGGATTGGATGGTATTCGGGTGTGGGACCTCAGAAACCAACGTCCCCTTTACACTCTGGCAAATTTTGATCATCCAACCTATTCCCTAGCGCTTCATCCCAAGGCCGAAACCTTGGTCAGTGGACTCAAGGATGGTAGGATTAAAATCTGGAATCTGAACACAGGACAACCCCTTTACATTATTCGAGCTCATCAAGGTATCACTAGTGCTCTAGCCTTTACCCCTAATGGTAGAACCCTAGTCAGCAGTGGTTATGACGGTAAGATTAGGGTCTGGGATACGCAGACTTGGCAGCTTAAGTATACCTTGACTAAACATACTGGAAAGATTCGTGCGATCGCAATTAATCCAGTTAATGGCACAATTCTCGCTAGTGCTAGTCGTGATGGGGTGCGGTTGTGGAATTTGAACACTGGTAAGCAGATTGCTTGGTTGACTGGACATCAAGATTGGGTACAATCCGTTGCCTTTAGTCGGGATGGGCGTTTTCTGGCTACTGGGGGATTTGATCGTACAATTAAAATTTGGCAGGCGAATACAACACCTAGCTTAAGCCTTGGCAATTCCCGGTAA
- the iscB gene encoding RNA-guided endonuclease IscB: MQNYVFVVDTNKQPLNPVTPKKARRLLDKGKAAVFRMYPFTIILKTSVLNPTISPCQIKIDPGSKVTGFALVQNNQVIWGMELEHRGGLIKKKLESRRAVRHRRRNRHTRYRKPRFLNRKRSEGWLPPSLEHRILTIETWVKRLIKFCPVNEIWVERVKFDTQKMQNPEINGVEYQQGELAGYEVREYLLEKWGRECTYCGKQSVPLQIEHIHPKSKGGSERVSNLCLACEKCNQRKGNKPIEEFLKQKPSLLQKIKSKAKQPLRDAAAVNATRNKLVKVLQNIKPIITGTGAQTKYNRTKLGFPKEHWIDAACVGDIETLILRTSQPLLVTCKGQGGRQKAALNKYGYPIRHNPLKPIKGWCSGDIAKNIMTGEFGRVNPRSKSNSFNYTVPGKKAISLHVKNLIRVHKKDGYIYGFCS, from the coding sequence ATGCAAAATTACGTATTTGTTGTTGACACAAACAAGCAGCCATTAAACCCTGTCACACCAAAGAAAGCTCGCCGGTTATTAGACAAAGGTAAAGCCGCTGTTTTTAGGATGTACCCGTTCACAATCATCTTGAAAACTTCTGTCTTAAATCCAACCATATCGCCATGTCAAATAAAGATCGACCCTGGCAGTAAAGTAACTGGATTTGCCTTAGTCCAAAATAATCAGGTTATCTGGGGAATGGAACTAGAACACAGGGGAGGATTGATCAAGAAAAAATTAGAGTCTAGAAGAGCCGTAAGGCACCGAAGACGTAATCGTCACACCCGTTACAGAAAGCCACGGTTTCTTAATCGCAAACGTTCAGAGGGTTGGCTCCCACCTAGCCTAGAACACAGGATTTTGACTATTGAAACCTGGGTAAAGCGATTAATCAAGTTTTGCCCGGTCAATGAAATTTGGGTTGAAAGAGTTAAGTTTGATACTCAAAAAATGCAAAACCCTGAAATCAACGGCGTTGAGTACCAACAAGGTGAGCTAGCTGGGTACGAAGTCAGGGAGTACTTACTTGAAAAATGGGGAAGAGAATGCACCTATTGCGGTAAGCAGTCCGTCCCGTTGCAGATAGAACACATTCACCCAAAGTCCAAAGGGGGAAGCGAACGGGTAAGTAATCTTTGTTTGGCTTGTGAAAAATGTAATCAGCGCAAAGGGAATAAGCCTATCGAAGAATTCCTAAAACAGAAGCCAAGCCTACTGCAAAAAATCAAATCTAAGGCCAAGCAGCCATTGAGAGATGCGGCAGCAGTAAATGCAACTCGGAACAAATTAGTGAAAGTGCTTCAAAATATCAAGCCCATAATTACTGGAACGGGAGCACAAACCAAGTACAACCGGACTAAGCTGGGTTTTCCTAAAGAACATTGGATCGATGCCGCCTGTGTCGGGGATATTGAGACCTTGATCTTGAGAACATCTCAGCCACTGTTAGTTACTTGCAAGGGACAGGGAGGTAGGCAAAAAGCAGCACTCAATAAGTACGGCTACCCTATCAGACACAACCCATTAAAACCAATCAAAGGTTGGTGTAGTGGAGATATAGCCAAAAACATTATGACTGGAGAGTTCGGGAGAGTCAACCCCAGGAGTAAAAGTAATTCCTTCAATTACACAGTCCCAGGGAAAAAAGCAATAAGCTTACACGTCAAGAACTTGATCAGGGTTCATAAGAAAGATGGATACATTTACGGTTTTTGCTCGTAA
- a CDS encoding ribonuclease HI family protein, with the protein MTDKSNNLAIIHFDGVSKKRTNQSACAAIIQYQGEVYPVSQYLGFTTQNQTEYMGLILGLQKTLKLGAKQAKIYGDCEVVINQLHGDYMVKNNNLVTFHTRAKTLLDKLDFYELIWINKTQNLEADQLANDCIDLEKSQK; encoded by the coding sequence ATGACAGATAAATCGAATAATCTTGCTATTATTCATTTCGATGGTGTCAGCAAAAAACGCACTAATCAATCCGCATGTGCTGCTATAATTCAGTACCAAGGTGAAGTTTATCCAGTCTCTCAATACTTAGGATTTACTACTCAGAACCAAACTGAATATATGGGACTAATCCTTGGACTACAGAAGACTCTAAAGCTTGGCGCAAAACAAGCCAAAATCTATGGGGATTGCGAAGTAGTAATTAACCAGCTCCATGGGGATTATATGGTTAAAAACAACAATTTAGTTACCTTTCACACCCGAGCCAAAACCCTTCTTGATAAACTGGATTTCTACGAATTAATCTGGATTAACAAAACCCAAAACCTTGAAGCTGACCAGTTAGCAAATGACTGTATTGATTTGGAAAAGTCCCAGAAGTAA
- a CDS encoding DUF1800 domain-containing protein produces MYLGKLNLKPVYWLLGLILAVILLWALPKPWHAASLSTDPKVLHVLNRVSFGPRPGDIERVKSMGVDAYIQSQLSPESIPEPPQLRKQLKNLDTLELNPVELWKGYGPPQGKKKRQLSQQERKQAQKRTQIPRQQGLEARLIRAIASPQQLQEVMVDFWFNHFNVFDSKGLNRIWVSSFEQDAIRPHALGRFRDLLGATAHHPAMLFYLDNHQNTAPGSPGARGRYKGLNENYARELMELHTLGVDGGYTQEDVITLARILTGWTTDREGKHGDSRGFYFHPKRHDYSDKVFLGRPIPGSGSLEGEQALDLLARHPSTAHYISYKLAQYFVADQPPAKLVDTLAQRFLKTDGDIRKVLETLFQSPEFWDTQYYNSKFKSPYHYIISAVRATGSKKPKWKTLSGIIRQLGMPIYGCPTPNGYKNTEKAWLSPDGMIRRVSFATALANGNFEQRQPKQKRKPVDAVQLRKTLANHFSDQTKEVIDTSPAKLQAALILGSPEMMYR; encoded by the coding sequence ATGTATCTGGGAAAATTGAACCTTAAGCCGGTCTACTGGCTCTTAGGGCTAATCTTGGCAGTCATCCTCCTCTGGGCACTACCCAAGCCTTGGCACGCTGCCAGTTTATCCACTGACCCGAAAGTATTGCATGTCCTAAATCGCGTTAGTTTTGGCCCTCGCCCTGGGGACATCGAACGGGTGAAATCCATGGGGGTTGATGCTTATATTCAGTCCCAGCTTTCCCCAGAATCTATTCCTGAACCGCCACAACTAAGGAAACAACTCAAGAATTTGGATACCCTGGAACTGAATCCAGTGGAGCTATGGAAAGGGTATGGACCACCACAAGGTAAAAAGAAACGGCAGCTGAGTCAGCAAGAACGGAAGCAGGCTCAAAAGCGGACGCAAATACCTAGGCAGCAGGGATTAGAAGCCCGTTTAATCAGAGCGATCGCTAGTCCTCAACAGCTCCAGGAAGTAATGGTAGACTTCTGGTTCAACCACTTCAATGTTTTTGATAGCAAGGGGTTGAATCGGATCTGGGTTAGTTCCTTTGAACAAGATGCGATTAGACCCCATGCCCTTGGTCGTTTTCGGGATTTGTTAGGTGCTACAGCTCACCATCCCGCCATGCTCTTCTATTTAGACAACCACCAAAACACTGCACCAGGAAGTCCAGGAGCTCGTGGTCGATACAAAGGGCTGAATGAAAACTATGCTCGGGAACTAATGGAACTCCACACCCTAGGAGTAGATGGTGGCTACACCCAAGAGGATGTAATTACTTTAGCGCGGATCTTGACTGGCTGGACTACTGACCGTGAGGGTAAGCACGGTGACAGTAGGGGATTTTATTTCCACCCTAAGCGCCATGATTACAGTGATAAGGTTTTCCTGGGTAGACCGATTCCAGGTAGCGGCAGCCTAGAGGGAGAGCAAGCCCTAGATCTGCTGGCTCGTCATCCCTCCACCGCCCATTACATTAGCTACAAATTAGCCCAGTACTTTGTAGCTGATCAGCCACCAGCAAAGCTAGTAGACACTCTAGCCCAACGCTTTTTGAAGACCGATGGGGATATTCGTAAGGTTCTAGAAACCCTATTTCAAAGCCCTGAATTTTGGGACACTCAGTATTACAACAGTAAATTTAAATCCCCCTATCACTACATCATCTCAGCAGTGCGAGCTACAGGCAGTAAAAAGCCCAAATGGAAAACCCTATCTGGTATTATCCGTCAGCTAGGAATGCCCATCTACGGCTGCCCAACTCCCAATGGTTACAAAAACACTGAGAAGGCTTGGCTCAGTCCAGATGGGATGATTCGCCGGGTCAGCTTTGCCACCGCATTAGCCAATGGTAATTTCGAGCAGCGTCAACCTAAACAAAAGCGTAAACCTGTGGATGCTGTCCAACTCAGGAAAACCCTAGCCAATCACTTTTCTGACCAAACCAAAGAAGTCATCGACACTAGTCCAGCTAAGCTACAGGCCGCCTTGATTTTAGGCAGTCCAGAAATGATGTATCGATAA
- a CDS encoding DUF1501 domain-containing protein: MKRRKLLQQASLLTAGGLISMGSWVARGLANTATTNHRKRLIVIFLRGGIDGLNVVVPYQEADYYQARPRIAIPRTGEKGGVLDLDGYFGLHPALADLMPLWKQKSLAFVHASGSPDSTRSHFDAQDYMESGTPGIKSTDDGWMNRLLGTIPKEIPTQAVNMGTTTPRILSGQMPVANLPMGRNYNHKLPVDRPQIDAAFDQLYRGNNAINRAYQEGSDARKILLAELKEEMMAANRGAPPSSKFVGDSRKLAKLMVGDAKTQLAFLALGGWDTHVNQGGSQGQLARKLKPLGLGLATLVKALEPIYANTVIVVMSEFGRTLAENGNKGTDHGHGNVIWLLGGGIRGGKVYGEWPGLAESQLYEKRDLAVTTDFRDVLMPVLREHMEIGDSNLAQIFPGFRSNQNLGLL; encoded by the coding sequence ATGAAAAGACGGAAATTATTACAACAAGCTAGCCTTCTAACTGCTGGGGGACTTATCTCTATGGGCAGTTGGGTAGCCAGAGGATTAGCAAATACAGCAACTACTAATCACCGTAAGCGACTGATTGTTATTTTCCTGCGGGGTGGGATAGATGGACTGAATGTAGTTGTGCCATACCAAGAGGCTGATTACTACCAAGCGCGACCGAGAATTGCGATTCCTCGCACCGGGGAAAAAGGGGGAGTCTTGGATTTAGATGGTTACTTTGGCTTACATCCAGCTCTAGCTGATCTGATGCCTCTTTGGAAACAGAAAAGTTTAGCCTTTGTTCACGCCAGTGGTTCACCAGACTCCACTCGCTCCCATTTCGATGCTCAGGATTACATGGAAAGTGGCACCCCAGGCATTAAGAGTACAGATGATGGCTGGATGAATCGACTATTAGGGACAATTCCCAAAGAAATACCAACTCAAGCCGTGAATATGGGCACAACAACCCCACGGATTCTATCCGGTCAGATGCCAGTGGCTAATTTACCGATGGGGAGAAATTATAATCACAAGCTGCCTGTAGACCGTCCCCAAATTGATGCTGCTTTTGATCAACTCTATCGTGGTAATAATGCGATTAATCGGGCTTATCAGGAAGGAAGTGACGCACGGAAGATACTGCTGGCTGAGCTAAAGGAAGAAATGATGGCAGCTAACCGGGGAGCACCACCTTCCTCTAAATTTGTTGGTGATAGCCGCAAATTAGCCAAGCTGATGGTGGGGGATGCTAAGACCCAACTGGCATTTTTGGCCTTAGGTGGCTGGGATACCCATGTTAACCAGGGCGGTAGTCAAGGACAGCTGGCTCGAAAACTTAAGCCTCTCGGACTTGGGTTGGCTACTCTGGTCAAAGCGTTAGAACCGATTTATGCCAATACTGTGATTGTGGTCATGTCAGAATTTGGTCGTACCCTGGCAGAGAATGGTAACAAGGGTACTGACCATGGACACGGGAATGTGATCTGGCTCTTGGGTGGAGGAATTCGCGGTGGTAAGGTCTATGGAGAGTGGCCCGGTTTGGCGGAATCCCAGTTGTATGAAAAACGGGACTTAGCCGTAACTACGGATTTTCGTGACGTGCTGATGCCTGTGCTAAGGGAACATATGGAGATTGGAGACTCCAATTTAGCCCAAATCTTTCCTGGTTTTAGGTCTAATCAGAATCTGGGGCTTTTGTAG
- a CDS encoding class I SAM-dependent methyltransferase, whose amino-acid sequence MTYGQSRSHSTSKFLKAIINKVFTIYSELEKLTGIPETMLWTLHNRANEAMRSDGVIQDPKAVEIYEAIEYDYERSFGKADPLHALRSIAKRDQRSIAFDSEIRAFMKKHPSGVVVNLGEGLETQRFRLADLQTTWYTIDLPESIAKRDQRSIRAREHFISPGDRWKHITCSALDYAWMDQIPTDRPVCITAQGLFMYFQESEVRDLLKTLAERHPILTIIFDVIPNWLAQKTLSPDGLKMTRDYVTPVMPWGINRKEIPSFIEKSMGRDFDVTDIGYPRYPLAIRSFLFWVWFNVPVLKQWAPTIVKVER is encoded by the coding sequence GTGACCTACGGCCAATCGCGATCGCACTCAACAAGCAAATTCTTAAAAGCGATAATTAACAAGGTATTCACTATCTATTCAGAATTGGAAAAGCTAACCGGTATTCCTGAAACAATGCTCTGGACTTTGCACAATCGAGCCAACGAAGCAATGCGGTCAGACGGGGTGATACAGGATCCCAAGGCCGTTGAAATTTACGAGGCGATTGAATACGATTACGAACGATCCTTTGGAAAGGCGGATCCATTGCACGCACTGCGTTCGATCGCGAAGCGTGACCAAAGGTCAATCGCTTTTGACTCAGAAATTAGAGCGTTTATGAAAAAGCACCCAAGTGGCGTGGTGGTAAACCTTGGGGAAGGGCTTGAGACCCAGCGTTTCCGTTTGGCGGATCTTCAAACGACCTGGTACACAATAGATTTACCTGAGTCGATCGCGAAGCGTGACCAAAGGTCAATCCGCGCTCGTGAGCACTTTATATCGCCGGGTGACAGGTGGAAGCACATTACTTGTTCCGCCCTGGATTATGCTTGGATGGACCAAATCCCGACCGACCGACCTGTGTGTATAACAGCTCAGGGTTTGTTCATGTATTTTCAGGAGTCGGAAGTTCGGGATCTTCTCAAAACCCTTGCAGAGCGGCATCCAATTTTGACGATTATATTCGACGTTATTCCGAACTGGCTTGCCCAAAAGACACTATCACCCGACGGGTTGAAAATGACTCGGGATTATGTGACGCCGGTAATGCCTTGGGGAATCAACCGGAAAGAGATTCCATCCTTTATCGAGAAAAGTATGGGACGAGACTTTGATGTGACCGATATAGGTTACCCTCGATACCCACTTGCTATTCGAAGCTTTCTTTTCTGGGTCTGGTTCAATGTGCCTGTATTGAAACAGTGGGCACCGACAATCGTGAAGGTCGAGCGCTAA